One Deinococcus humi genomic window carries:
- a CDS encoding M24 family metallopeptidase, with amino-acid sequence MTSPVERMRAALQPTDLDGWLIYDFQNLNPHAHRVLDMPGGAFLTRRFFVYVPRQGQAVLLHNHIEGGTWSEITRGWDIERRAFGSHAELDAALKEVVNGQRIAMEYSPNGAVPYVSRVDAGTLERVRAAGATAILSSADLLQSFLAWSEEDLAAHRRAAALLMHAKDDAFWLIHERLKAGEAVTELEVQAKIMDAIAGAGMDAGHPVNVSFGVNAADSHYEPGGDKNAVLQVGQCVLIDLWAQEPGRPFADVTWVGYAGQPSAEYQEAWEAVRGARDTALDVLKTRFEAEGWGNLQGWELDRAARDAMGPQWGRYFLHRTGHDLGVQIHGSGANLDDYETHDTRTLTPGLAVTVEPGTYPAAKGFGIRTEVDVYLSPDRPEVTTDLQRQPFVLGTGEWAAVRAAGYGEE; translated from the coding sequence ATGACCTCACCTGTCGAAAGAATGCGTGCCGCCCTCCAGCCCACCGATCTGGACGGCTGGCTGATCTACGACTTCCAGAACCTCAATCCACACGCCCACCGCGTGCTGGACATGCCGGGCGGCGCTTTCCTGACCCGGCGGTTTTTCGTGTACGTGCCGCGCCAGGGACAGGCCGTGCTGCTGCATAACCATATCGAGGGCGGCACCTGGAGTGAGATCACGCGGGGCTGGGACATTGAGCGGCGGGCCTTCGGCTCCCACGCGGAACTGGACGCAGCCCTCAAAGAGGTGGTGAACGGGCAGAGAATTGCGATGGAATACAGCCCGAACGGAGCGGTGCCCTACGTCAGCCGGGTGGACGCCGGGACGCTGGAGCGCGTGCGGGCGGCAGGGGCGACAGCGATCCTGAGCAGCGCGGACCTGCTGCAATCGTTCCTGGCGTGGTCCGAAGAAGACCTGGCCGCCCACAGGCGGGCCGCCGCCCTGCTGATGCACGCCAAGGACGACGCCTTCTGGCTGATCCACGAGCGGCTGAAAGCGGGCGAGGCCGTGACCGAGCTGGAGGTCCAGGCCAAAATCATGGACGCCATCGCGGGCGCGGGGATGGACGCGGGGCATCCGGTCAATGTCAGCTTCGGCGTGAACGCGGCAGATTCTCATTACGAGCCGGGTGGGGACAAGAATGCCGTCCTGCAGGTTGGGCAGTGCGTGCTGATTGACCTTTGGGCGCAGGAGCCGGGCCGCCCCTTTGCCGACGTAACCTGGGTGGGGTACGCGGGCCAGCCGAGTGCCGAGTACCAGGAGGCCTGGGAAGCGGTGCGGGGCGCACGCGACACGGCGCTGGACGTCCTGAAGACCCGATTCGAGGCCGAGGGCTGGGGCAACCTGCAGGGCTGGGAACTGGACCGCGCCGCACGGGATGCGATGGGGCCACAGTGGGGGCGGTATTTCCTCCACCGCACCGGCCACGATCTGGGCGTACAGATCCATGGCTCGGGCGCAAATCTCGACGACTACGAGACCCACGACACCCGCACCCTGACGCCGGGCCTGGCCGTCACGGTGGAACCCGGCACCTACCCCGCCGCAAAAGGCTTCGGCATCCGCACCGAGGTCGACGTGTACCTGTCGCCAGACCGGCCCGAGGTCACCACCGATCTCCAGCGCCAGCCCTTCGTCCTGGGCACGGGCGAATGGGCGGCGGTTCGGGCGGCGGGATACGGCGAGGAATAG
- a CDS encoding ion transporter: protein MPVSAPPPHEELKTARLTTLAHLDALLERPMIVLSFLWLGLLVLDLVQGLPPFLQIISNVIWGLFIVDFLLSLSIAPDKSEYLKRNWLTVLSLLLPALRILRVFRGLRALRVLRLTRGTNLLRILTSLNRGLRTLRRTLRRRGLGFVVGATVLVALAGAAGMASFEAEQSSAPQGFGQWLYWVGMLLTSLGSEYWPVTAEGRALTFLLALYGFAVFGYITAALASLFVGADQEWPPEDHEEVNDEVLRRELRELRGEIAGLREELRRAP from the coding sequence ATGCCCGTCTCAGCCCCTCCCCCGCATGAGGAACTCAAGACCGCTCGCCTGACCACCCTGGCCCACCTGGACGCCCTGCTGGAACGGCCCATGATCGTCCTGAGCTTCCTGTGGCTGGGCCTGCTGGTGTTGGACTTAGTGCAGGGGTTGCCGCCCTTCCTTCAGATCATCAGCAACGTGATCTGGGGGCTGTTTATCGTGGATTTCCTGCTGTCCCTGAGTATTGCGCCCGACAAATCCGAATACCTGAAGCGCAACTGGCTGACCGTCCTGAGCCTGCTGCTGCCCGCACTGCGGATCCTGCGGGTGTTCCGGGGCCTGCGCGCTCTGCGGGTGCTGCGGCTGACGCGTGGCACCAACCTGCTGCGGATTCTGACCAGCCTGAACCGGGGACTGCGGACGCTGCGGCGAACCCTGCGCCGCCGGGGTCTGGGCTTCGTGGTGGGCGCAACTGTTCTGGTGGCGCTGGCCGGGGCGGCGGGCATGGCGTCCTTCGAAGCAGAGCAGAGCAGTGCGCCGCAAGGTTTCGGGCAGTGGCTGTACTGGGTGGGCATGCTGCTGACCAGCCTGGGCTCCGAATACTGGCCGGTCACCGCCGAGGGCCGGGCACTGACCTTCCTGCTGGCCCTGTACGGGTTCGCCGTTTTCGGGTACATCACGGCGGCGCTGGCCAGCCTATTCGTGGGTGCGGATCAGGAGTGGCCGCCTGAGGATCACGAGGAGGTCAACGATGAAGTCTTGCGCCGCGAGTTGCGCGAACTGCGCGGCGAGATCGCGGGGCTGCGCGAGGAGTTGCGGCGCGCTCCATAA
- a CDS encoding SDR family oxidoreductase, producing MANLSSSTVMLTGAGGALATAIAQELDDAGAQMVLVGRGETLARAADRFPATEVIDTDLSDPASVAQLKKVKVDILVHTAGAYAMQAVQKATTDDLRAMLDANFLTLFHAVQGVLPNMLKNKDGIILGVSAAQAARGSGPGAALYTASKAALGAYLNSLNDELKARGVRGCVLYPMGAIDTPANRDAGLKWETMIDPRGLAKSVAHLLTRPDRAHITELKVYPDEEE from the coding sequence ATGGCAAACCTCAGCTCCTCGACAGTAATGCTCACGGGGGCGGGCGGGGCGCTGGCCACCGCGATTGCCCAGGAACTCGACGATGCGGGCGCACAGATGGTGCTGGTGGGGCGCGGTGAGACCCTGGCCCGCGCCGCAGACCGTTTCCCCGCCACCGAAGTGATCGACACCGATCTGTCCGACCCTGCCAGCGTGGCACAACTGAAAAAAGTCAAGGTGGACATCCTGGTGCACACGGCAGGCGCGTACGCCATGCAAGCCGTGCAAAAGGCCACCACCGACGACCTGCGGGCCATGCTGGACGCCAACTTCCTGACCCTGTTCCACGCGGTTCAGGGCGTGCTGCCCAACATGCTGAAAAACAAGGACGGCATCATTCTGGGGGTCAGCGCGGCGCAGGCGGCCCGGGGCAGCGGCCCCGGCGCGGCGCTGTACACCGCCAGCAAGGCGGCGCTGGGCGCGTACCTGAACAGCCTGAACGACGAATTGAAGGCCCGGGGTGTACGCGGCTGCGTGCTGTACCCGATGGGGGCCATCGACACTCCAGCCAACCGCGACGCGGGCCTGAAGTGGGAAACGATGATCGACCCCCGTGGGCTTGCCAAGAGTGTCGCCCACCTCCTGACCCGTCCGGACCGCGCGCACATCACCGAACTGAAGGTCTACCCGGACGAGGAAGAGTAG
- a CDS encoding response regulator — translation MPYTILVADDEPAIRTMLEVILSADGHEIVAVPDGKAALDYLRDHTPDVMLLDIKMPHMDGFEICSRVKRVKRLRDTPVLLLTGFDDDQTRDHAKLVGADDIVYKPLSGKNLRGRVNQLVAARRP, via the coding sequence ATGCCGTATACGATCCTCGTCGCCGACGATGAGCCAGCCATCCGCACCATGCTGGAAGTCATTCTGTCCGCCGATGGACACGAGATCGTGGCGGTGCCCGACGGCAAGGCGGCGCTGGACTACCTGCGCGACCACACCCCGGACGTCATGCTGCTGGACATCAAGATGCCGCACATGGACGGCTTCGAGATCTGCTCGCGGGTTAAGCGGGTCAAGCGGCTGCGCGACACCCCCGTGCTGCTGCTGACCGGCTTCGACGACGATCAGACGCGGGACCACGCCAAGCTGGTGGGCGCAGACGACATCGTGTACAAACCACTCTCCGGCAAGAATCTGCGCGGACGCGTGAACCAGCTCGTCGCGGCCCGCCGCCCCTGA
- a CDS encoding alpha-hydroxy acid oxidase — protein MTSSLPTAEQLQALERAVNLPEIEALGCARLDQNALEYYASGANDGHTHRANREDFARIHLRPRLLVDVSDVQTKTSVLGLDLDFPVGIAPSAFHGLAHPDAEQATARAAAGLGSVMTLSTFSNTPLEDVAQAAAGRLWFQLYLYRDREVSAGLVRRAEAAGARALVLTVDTPFVGRREANERNRFNLPPHLQVPNAGSREALAGLETQSGSQLVRHFQGLVDPSLNWRDLEWLRSLSRLPVILKGVLTAEDAELAVQHGCHVWVSNHGGRQLDTAVSSIAALPEIADAVAGRAEIYLDGGISRGTDVLKALALGARAVFLGRPALWGLAAGGEDGVRRVLTLLRDEVRLAMALSGKQNMQQVGADLVKL, from the coding sequence ATGACCTCTAGCCTCCCCACGGCGGAACAGCTCCAGGCGCTGGAGCGGGCCGTCAACCTGCCCGAAATCGAGGCGCTGGGCTGCGCCCGGTTGGATCAGAACGCGCTGGAGTACTACGCCAGCGGCGCGAATGACGGCCACACCCACCGCGCCAACCGGGAAGACTTCGCGCGCATCCACCTGCGCCCGCGTCTGCTGGTGGACGTGTCGGACGTTCAGACGAAGACCTCCGTGCTGGGCCTTGATCTGGATTTTCCGGTGGGCATCGCGCCCAGCGCTTTTCATGGCCTGGCCCACCCGGACGCGGAGCAGGCCACCGCGCGGGCCGCCGCCGGACTGGGCAGCGTGATGACCCTCAGCACCTTTTCCAACACGCCCCTTGAGGACGTGGCGCAGGCAGCGGCAGGACGACTGTGGTTTCAGCTCTACCTGTACAGGGACCGCGAGGTTTCTGCGGGTCTGGTGCGCCGGGCAGAGGCGGCGGGCGCACGGGCGCTGGTGCTGACGGTGGACACACCCTTCGTGGGACGCCGTGAGGCCAATGAGCGGAACCGTTTCAATCTGCCGCCGCATCTTCAGGTGCCGAATGCCGGATCGCGTGAGGCGCTGGCAGGACTGGAGACCCAGAGCGGCTCCCAGCTGGTCAGGCATTTCCAGGGACTGGTGGACCCCAGCCTGAACTGGCGCGATCTGGAGTGGCTGCGCTCCCTGAGCAGGCTGCCGGTGATCCTCAAGGGCGTCCTGACCGCCGAGGACGCCGAACTGGCCGTCCAGCACGGCTGTCATGTCTGGGTCAGCAACCACGGCGGGCGCCAACTGGACACCGCTGTCAGCAGCATCGCGGCCCTGCCCGAAATCGCCGACGCGGTGGCGGGCCGCGCCGAGATCTACCTGGACGGCGGCATCTCGCGCGGCACCGATGTCCTCAAGGCGCTGGCGCTGGGCGCGCGGGCAGTGTTCCTGGGCCGCCCCGCGTTGTGGGGCTTGGCAGCGGGCGGCGAGGACGGCGTGCGCCGGGTGCTGACGCTGCTGCGCGACGAGGTGCGGCTGGCGATGGCCCTGAGCGGCAAACAGAACATGCAACAGGTGGGCGCTGATCTGGTGAAGCTGTAG
- a CDS encoding penicillin-binding protein: protein MSHRHAPLLTLLLALGTVPSLSTAEARVRLGDTLPAHPWATSLDAGGREVVVVYSHDCGDLGELWQAVMDSDLPVRAVNAEGTPSPAPAGLNPWRGDGATAFARALKVSAYPTVLLVQGDRILNAWEGDFTGKLE from the coding sequence ATGAGCCACCGACATGCCCCGCTGCTGACGCTCCTTCTCGCACTGGGCACCGTGCCGTCTCTGAGCACCGCTGAGGCCCGTGTGCGCCTGGGCGATACGCTGCCTGCACACCCATGGGCCACGAGCCTCGACGCTGGGGGGCGTGAGGTGGTGGTCGTCTACAGTCACGACTGCGGCGATCTGGGCGAGTTGTGGCAGGCCGTGATGGACAGCGATCTGCCCGTCCGGGCCGTGAACGCCGAGGGCACACCTTCACCCGCCCCGGCTGGCCTTAACCCCTGGCGTGGCGACGGCGCCACGGCCTTTGCACGCGCCCTGAAGGTCAGCGCCTACCCTACGGTGCTGCTGGTGCAGGGTGACCGCATCCTGAACGCCTGGGAAGGGGATTTCACGGGAAAACTGGAATAG
- a CDS encoding transglycosylase domain-containing protein: MIFFVRFLKFLTSFLIAALFAGAGVAATYGLKWWRELPDYRQLDSLSLGAETRVFARDNTPLGSLIPKIGEQAISRTLVNLNEISPFMVAALVSNEDRRFFEHYGIDPYGLGRQFQRLAAGDSVQGGSTLTNQLIKNTLLLDEYQQARTPDRKIKEWLLSVQVERSFTKAEILQNYLNTIYWGDGGPVELYGIYSAAQAYFRTTPRDLTLAQSAYLTVLVPSAGRYFDYKAMRPLMKTLLGRMVEDRWITQSQMDAALREDLQPRGWKVLYDKAGNITSAKLVDRTQKELKAVTTVRYPHFMGQVEQELVRRFGRDKVYGSGGLRVYTTVDPRIQAAVETASREATGLPPGATLGATIIDPFTGEVLGMIGQKLNGSGPPAAWNNAAQGQRQIGSTIKPLLYTTALSTGLTQDHREDDKPITFPCPTCKEGVYAPENFEGNTTYRNMTIREALDRSLNLVTVRLADRIGLQTFFGKLRELGVPPNDGTGLAAALGAVETTPVRMAAAYAPFANGGLYRAPRYLTRVTTARGEVLYDDGLNPVKPTRVWTPQIAWLGLDMIRGVVNDMTAAQGGLAWPAKFGDWPVAGKTGTSNGPKDFWFVGTTPLYTGAVWVGKQQGGDMPERGYYSGLINGPIWRRMMELAHQGQTVRAFSEPSGIQYVDAPDQQFLPGVRMAVLDPNYSDAANTDLQENTPPPVQYTESRYTSVYNDPLTVLIDVDRTTNRQATEFTPPENIVQRRVYIEQLPAYAPDDNPAPLTDEKADPAAVKAVRNQNAVPQIPDPKDKASEDKAATPAKP; this comes from the coding sequence ATGATCTTTTTCGTCCGTTTCCTGAAGTTTCTGACCTCGTTCCTGATCGCCGCTCTGTTCGCGGGGGCCGGGGTGGCCGCCACCTACGGCCTGAAGTGGTGGCGTGAGCTCCCCGATTATCGCCAGCTCGACAGCCTGTCGCTGGGCGCGGAAACACGGGTGTTTGCCCGCGACAACACCCCGCTGGGCAGCCTGATTCCCAAGATCGGCGAGCAGGCCATCAGCCGCACGCTGGTCAACCTGAACGAGATCAGCCCCTTCATGGTGGCCGCGCTGGTCAGCAACGAGGACCGGCGTTTCTTCGAGCATTACGGCATCGATCCCTACGGGCTGGGGCGGCAGTTTCAGCGCCTGGCGGCGGGTGACAGCGTGCAGGGCGGCAGCACGCTGACCAACCAGCTGATCAAGAACACCCTGCTGCTGGACGAGTACCAGCAGGCCCGCACGCCGGACCGCAAGATCAAGGAATGGCTGCTGAGCGTGCAGGTCGAGCGCAGCTTCACCAAGGCCGAGATCCTCCAGAACTACCTGAACACCATTTACTGGGGCGACGGCGGCCCCGTCGAGTTGTACGGCATTTACTCGGCGGCCCAGGCCTACTTCCGCACCACCCCCAGGGACCTGACCCTGGCCCAGAGCGCTTACCTGACGGTGTTGGTGCCCAGTGCAGGGCGGTACTTTGACTACAAGGCCATGCGGCCCCTGATGAAAACGTTGCTGGGACGTATGGTGGAGGACCGGTGGATCACCCAGTCGCAGATGGACGCGGCGCTCAGGGAAGACCTTCAGCCGCGTGGCTGGAAAGTGCTGTACGACAAGGCCGGCAACATCACCAGCGCCAAACTGGTGGACCGCACCCAGAAAGAGCTGAAGGCCGTGACCACCGTCCGCTATCCGCATTTCATGGGCCAGGTCGAGCAGGAACTCGTGCGGCGTTTCGGGCGCGATAAGGTCTACGGTAGCGGAGGCCTGCGGGTCTACACCACTGTGGATCCCAGAATTCAGGCGGCCGTGGAAACCGCCAGCCGCGAGGCCACCGGCCTGCCCCCCGGCGCGACGCTGGGCGCCACCATCATTGACCCCTTCACGGGCGAGGTGCTGGGCATGATCGGCCAGAAACTGAACGGTTCGGGACCGCCCGCCGCGTGGAACAACGCCGCGCAGGGTCAGCGCCAGATCGGCTCCACCATCAAGCCGCTGCTGTACACCACGGCGCTGTCTACCGGACTGACCCAGGATCACCGCGAGGACGACAAGCCGATCACCTTCCCCTGCCCCACCTGCAAGGAGGGCGTGTACGCTCCAGAGAACTTCGAGGGCAACACCACCTACCGCAACATGACCATTCGTGAGGCGCTGGACCGCTCGCTGAACCTGGTGACCGTGCGGCTGGCGGACCGAATCGGATTGCAGACTTTTTTCGGCAAGCTGCGGGAACTGGGTGTTCCACCTAACGACGGAACAGGGCTGGCGGCTGCCCTGGGCGCGGTTGAGACCACCCCGGTCAGGATGGCGGCGGCCTACGCCCCCTTTGCCAACGGCGGGCTGTACCGCGCCCCCCGGTACCTCACGCGGGTGACCACCGCGCGCGGCGAGGTGCTGTACGACGACGGTCTGAATCCGGTCAAGCCCACCCGCGTGTGGACCCCGCAGATCGCCTGGCTGGGGCTGGACATGATCCGGGGTGTAGTTAACGATATGACTGCGGCACAGGGCGGCCTGGCCTGGCCCGCCAAGTTTGGGGACTGGCCGGTGGCGGGCAAGACCGGGACGAGCAATGGTCCCAAGGACTTCTGGTTCGTGGGGACCACTCCGCTGTATACCGGGGCCGTGTGGGTAGGCAAGCAGCAGGGTGGCGACATGCCCGAGCGCGGTTATTACTCGGGCCTGATCAACGGGCCGATCTGGCGGCGCATGATGGAACTGGCGCACCAGGGCCAGACTGTGCGTGCCTTCAGCGAACCCTCCGGCATCCAGTACGTCGACGCGCCGGACCAGCAATTCCTGCCAGGCGTGAGGATGGCGGTGCTGGACCCCAACTACAGTGACGCTGCCAACACAGATCTGCAGGAAAATACCCCGCCTCCGGTCCAGTACACCGAATCCCGCTACACATCGGTCTACAACGACCCGCTCACCGTCCTGATCGATGTGGACCGCACCACCAACCGGCAGGCCACCGAGTTCACCCCGCCGGAAAACATTGTTCAGCGCCGGGTGTACATTGAGCAACTGCCCGCCTACGCTCCCGATGACAATCCGGCTCCGTTGACCGACGAGAAGGCTGATCCTGCCGCCGTGAAGGCCGTGAGGAACCAGAACGCCGTGCCGCAGATCCCTGACCCGAAAGACAAGGCTTCAGAAGACAAGGCGGCGACGCCAGCCAAACCCTGA
- a CDS encoding DUF2268 domain-containing putative Zn-dependent protease (predicted Zn-dependent protease with a strongly conserved HExxH motif), giving the protein MAHELHHARRWQGPGYGQTLLEVLVSEGLAQMNELDERGGQLPPYAQADVDLEALWTRALPLLDRSDHRFEAWFYGSEADGLTRWSGYSLGYELVRRHLARVGGNAARHVHTGAGSFQTAW; this is encoded by the coding sequence ATGGCCCACGAACTGCACCATGCCCGCCGCTGGCAGGGCCCGGGATACGGTCAGACCTTACTAGAAGTGCTGGTCAGCGAGGGACTGGCGCAGATGAACGAGTTGGACGAGCGCGGCGGGCAACTGCCGCCCTACGCGCAGGCCGACGTTGATCTGGAAGCGTTATGGACGCGTGCCCTGCCCTTGCTGGACCGCAGCGATCACCGCTTTGAGGCGTGGTTCTACGGTTCTGAAGCTGACGGGCTGACACGCTGGAGCGGTTACAGCCTGGGGTACGAGCTGGTGCGCCGCCATCTGGCGCGGGTGGGCGGGAACGCTGCCCGCCATGTCCACACGGGGGCAGGATCGTTTCAGACCGCGTGGTAA